The window CTCGATACCAGGGTACCTGAGAGGCGCGATACATCCTAAGAAAAATGCATATTTTTTCATTAATCCACCAACTCGGCAAACTTTGTTAATTTGAGTACTTTGTCGAAGTCCGCCTTCGCCGCCGCATTATCCATCACCGTCTCGGGGTTCTCCCGAAGCCCGAGGTCCTTTCTGATCGCTTTGATCTTTTCGTTGTTCTCAACAGTGTGACCATTTTTTATCAGGCTCTGGGCCACCTTTTTATGATTTTCGCGCAGGTCTCCTTCGGCAACAGCGATGTTCCTCAGCGCGGTGATGACGTCAACGACCTTAACGTTGCACGGGCACCACTCCACGCACGTGTAACACGTGGTGCACTGCCACAGGGCGTCGCCGTTTATCGCTTCGTCTTTCAGTCCGAGCTGGGACGCCCTCATGAGGTGCGCCGGCCGCAA is drawn from Candidatus Methanoplasma cognatum and contains these coding sequences:
- the hdrC gene encoding CoB--CoM heterodisulfide reductase subunit C, whose amino-acid sequence is MKKVESEFTEELAAKGGSSATLCFQCGTCTLKCPSAKLKTSLRPAHLMRASQLGLKDEAINGDALWQCTTCYTCVEWCPCNVKVVDVITALRNIAVAEGDLRENHKKVAQSLIKNGHTVENNEKIKAIRKDLGLRENPETVMDNAAAKADFDKVLKLTKFAELVD